The Paraburkholderia megapolitana genomic sequence TTGCTGGGCGGAGGCGGACAGTTGCAGCGTGGCAAACACGCCGGTGGCAAGGCCCGCAGCGATCAGGCCGATGTTTTTCAGATTCTTTCGCATAGAGTGGGGCAGTCGGGAGCGCGTGGCAGCGTCAGGTAGAAAGCGACGGACAAGTATAACTGCACACCTGCCCAGGCTGTGAGCGGTGACGCAATCGCGGTTCGACAGTCGCTGTCGAGGGTGGTTCGGGCTTCGGGCGCGGTTGTGCCAAAGAAATGTGCGGTAACGGTCGGGCGGGTGGCGCGGCGGTGTACGGCGAGCCGCCGCGCCTCGCGATCAACCCGCCTTGCCCTGCTTCGCGACCGCGGCCTGCGCCTGCGCGATCGCTTCCTGGTCGCCGAGGTAGTAGTGCGTGAGCGGCTTCAGGTTCTCGTCGAGTTCATAGACGAGCGGGATCCCGTTCGGAATGTTCAGGCCGACGATATCGTTGTCCGAAATACCGTCGAGGTACTTGATCAGCGCGCGCAGCGAGTTGCCGTGCGCCGCGATCAGCACCTTGCGGCCCGACTTGACGGCCGGCGCAATCGATTCGTTCCAGATCGGCAGCACGCGTGCGACCGTGTCCTTCAGGCACTCGGTGAGCGGCAGATCGGCGTGCGGCACCTTCGTGTAGCGCGGGTCGGCGTAGGCGGTGCGCTCGTCGGACGGTTCGAGTGCGGGCGGCGGCGTGTCGTAGCTGCGGCGCCAGACCAGCACCTGCTCGTCGCCGTACTTCGCCGCGGTTTCGGCCTTGTTCAGCCCCGACAGCGCGCCGTAATGGCGCTCGTTCAGACGCCACGAATGCACGACCGGCAGATACATCAGGTCCATCTGATCCTGCACGTGCCAGAGCGTACGGATCGCGCGCTTCAGCACGGATGTGTAGGCGATATCGAACGTGTAGCCCGATTCCTTCAGCAGGACGCCGGCTTGCTGCGCCTCGCGGTTACCCTGCTCGGTCAGGTCGACGTCGACCCAGCCGGTGAAGCGGTTTTCCTTGTTCCACGTCGATTCGCCGTGGCGGATGAGAACGAGTTTGTACATGGTGCCGGTCGGTAGTAAGGAAGCGGTAAAGCGTCGGGCCGAGGTGCCGAAAGCGGACGGTCGTATCGGCGACAGGCGGTTATTTTATAATGGCTGGATTCTCCTTTTCGATTTCTCTCTTTTTCGGCGGATTTTCCGTGAAGTTTTTCACCGATTACACAAACCTTGTACTCATCGCGATCGTCCTCATTTCTGGTGGGTTGCTCCTGTGGCCGGCGCTCAGCCGCCGTGGCCGCGGCGGCGTTACCGCCGGCGAAGCCACGCAGCTGATCAACCGGCGCAACGCCGTGGTCGTCGATCTGCGTTCGGCGGCGGATTTCGCGACCGGTCATCTGCCGTCGGCACGCCATGTCGAATTTGCCGAATTGCAGGCGAAGGTTGGCCAGCTTGTGAAGAACAAGAACAATCCGGTGCTGCTGGTGTGTCAGACTGGCCAGCAGTCGAACAAGGCGGTGCGCGTCGTGCAGGATGCGGGTTACGCCGAAGTCCATGTTCTGCAGGGCGGTCTCAACGCCTGGCAGCAGGCCGGCATGCCGGTCGTGAAGCAAGGAGCTGCAAAGTGAACAAAGTGATCATGTACAGCACGCAGGTGTGTCCGTATTGCCAGATGGCCGAACGTCTTTTAAAGTCGCGCGGCGTCGAGCATGTTGAAAAAGTGCTCATCGACAAGGATCCGACCCGGCGCGAAGAAATGATGACGCGTACCGGCCGGCGTACGGTGCCGCAGGTATTCATCGGCGACACACATGTGGGCGGTTACGATGATCTTTCCGCGCTCGACCGCAAGGGCGGTCTGACGCCGCTGCTGGAAGTCGCCGCTTAAGCGTCCGGTCGACGCGGTGCCAGACGACCCGGCGGCGCGGCGCGAGAGCCGGTCCTGTCGGGCCCCGTAACGGGGCGGCGTAGCAGTACACCGAACTGGCGGACCATGGAAACATGGCCCGCCGCAACTACATTCAGGGAATCACTTAATCATGTCCGACGAGAATAACCAGCCGTTCTTCAACATCCAGCGTGTCTACTTGAAGGACATGTCGCTCGAGCAACCGAACTCGCCGGCCATCTTCCTCGAACAGGAAATGCCGTCGGTCGAGGTCGAAGTCGACGTGAAGGCCGAACGCCTCGCAGAAAGCGTGTTCGAAATCCTCGTTACCGGCACCGTGACCGCCAAGGTTTCGGACAAGGTCGCGTTCCTGATCGAAGCGAAGCAGGCTGGCATTTTCGACATCCGCAACATTCCGGCAGAACAGGTCGATCCGCTCGTCGGCATCGCTTGCCCGACCATCCTGTTCCCGTATCTGCGCTCGAACATCGCCGACGCGATCACCCGCGCAGGTTTCCCGCCCATCCATCTCGCCGAAATCAACTTCCAGGCGCTCTACGAGCAGCGTCTCGCGCAGATTGCGTCGCAGGAAAGCGCGGCGCAAAGCACCGCGAAACACTGACGCTCGCGCACGGTGCCGGGTATGAAGGTTGCCGTCCTCGGCGCCGGTGCATGGGGCACCGCACTCGCCGGCCATCTGGCCGCGCGGCACGATGCGGTGCTCTGGGCGCGCGACAGCGCGCTCGTCGCCGAACTCTCCACAGCACATGAAAACGCCCACTATCTAGCGGGCGTTGCTTTGCCGCGCGCGCTGCGCTACGAAACGCAGCTTGCCGCCGCGCTCGCGCACGGCGCCGCTGACGACGCGTTGTGTGTCGTCGCGACGCCGGTTGCGGGGCTGCGCGGACTGCTGCGCGCGATGCGCGATGCGGCGGCGGTACCGGCGCATATCGTGTGGCTGTGTAAGGGTTTCGATGCGGACACGCAGCGTTTGCCGCATCAGGTCGTGGCAGAAGAGCTTGCCGGTCATCCGAGTAACGGCGTGCTGTCGGGTCCGAGCTTCGCGCGCGAAGTGGCGCAGGGCTTGCCCGTTGCATTGACGGTGGCGAGTACGTCGGCGCAGTGTCGCGAGCGCACCGTCGCTGCGTTTCATCACGGCGCGATGCGCATCTATACCGGCGACGACGTCGTCGGCGTCGAAGTGGGCGGCGCGGTCAAGAACGTGCTGGCTATTGCCACCGGCATTGCCGACGGTCTGGGCCTCGGGCTCAATGCGCGCGCGGCGCTGATCACGCGCGGTCTGGCGGAAATGTCGCGTCTCGGCGCGACGCTCGGCGGCCGCACGGAAACGTTCACCGGTCTGACCGGGCTCGGCGATCTGATTCTCACCGCTACCGGCGATCTCTCGCGCAACCGGACAGTCGGTATGCAGCTTGCGGCGGGTCGTCCGCTCGACGCGATTCTCGGCACCCTCGGCCACGTCGCGGAAGGCGTGCGCTGCGCGCAGGCCGTGCTAGCCATCGCCAATGCGCACGGCATCGACATGCCGATCACGCAGGCGGTGTGCGCGGTACTGTTCGAAGGCGTCGCACCGCGCGATGCGGTCAGTGCGCTGTTGCGGCGCGACGCGAAGGCCGAGTAAGGAGGTCCGCGGCTTATGCGGCATGGCTGCATGACCCGGACTCTCGAATGTCATCGTGCCGCGGTAGGTTCATAACACCGTACTATCGGTGTGTATCCTTTGGCCCGATCGACACCCCTGACCGATCGGCGACAAGAACCTCCTGTTTTTCGCAATGAATCCTCCGAGTCCTCGCTTAAGAAGGCGGTATTCCGCCTGGTTGATCACACTGTTCTGCATCTTGATCGCGCTTGTTGCGGTCATCGCAATCGCCGCCTGGGCGACCTTGCGTGCAAGCCTCCCGCAGCTCGATGGAACCCATGTGGTCTCGACGCTCTCCGCGCCGGTGACGATTAATCGCGATGCGCTCGGTGTGCCGACACTACAGGGCCGCACGCGCGCTGACGTGGCCTTTGGTATTGGCTTCGTGCAGGCGCAGGATCGCTTCTTCCAGATGGACCTGCTGCGCCGTGTCGCCGCGGGCGAGATGTCCGAACTGATCGGTCCGGCCGCGCTGCCACTCGATCGCCGCAACCGGCTGCACCGCTTTCGCGAACGCGCACAGGCGCTGATTGCCGCGCTGCCTCCCGAGCAGCGGCAACTGGTCGATCAATACACGGCGGGCGTCAACGACGGGCTCAAGTCGCTGGCTTCGCGCCCGTTCGAATACTGGCTGCTGCGCACGCAGCCCGCGGCGTGGCGTCCCGAGGACACGCTGCTCACTGTCTATACGATGTACTTCGATCTGCAGGGCGACGAGGAATACCGCATCCTGTCGCGTGCCGCGTTGCGCGAGCGCATACCCGCGGATCTGTTTGCCTTCATGCTTCCCGCAACCAGCCACTGGGACGCGCCGTTCGATGTCGCTGTGCCTGCACACGACGCGCTCGTGAGCCCGCCCGCAACGCGCCCGGACTGGTTGTCCACGTCGAAACCGGCGAGCGTCGCAGCGCATGAAGCCGGTTCGGTGGAAGACGGCGCGATGATCAACCGCTCGATGATCGGCAGCAACAACTGGGCCGTCGACGGCGCGCACAGTGCGCACGGCGGCGCGCTGCTCGCTAACGACATGCACCTCGGCTTGTCGTTGCCGAACATCTGGTACCGGCTATCGATGACGTGGCCGGGACCGGATGGACAGATGCGTCATGTCACGGGCGTCAGCCTGCCCGGTGTGCCGCTCGTGATCGCCGGTAGCAACGGGCAGATCGCGTGGGGCTTCACCGATAGCTACGGCCGCTACATCGATCTGATCGAACTGCAGCGCAATCCCGCCGATCCGTTGCAATACCGCGTCGCGGACGGCAGCTGGGCGCGCTCGACTGTCTACCATGAGCGCATCGCAGTTAAAGGTGCTGCACCGGTCGACCTGCCGGTGATCGAGACGCAATGGGGACCGCAGATCGTCGTCGGCTCGCATGCTTATGCGCTGCGCTGGGTCGCGCACGATCGCGAGGCGATCAACATGAACCTGCAGCAGCTCGAAGGGACCACGAGTGTCGCGGATGCGCTGCATGTCGCGCAAATCAGCGGGATTCCTACGCAGAATTTCACCGTCGCGGATGCGCACGGCAAGATCGGCTGGACGCTTGCCGGACCCGTGCCGCACCGTGACACAGCGACCGATCTACCGAACGGACCGCTTAGCGATCTGCCGTTCGATTCGGCTACCTATCGCGGCTGGCAGGGCTATCTGGCACCGGACGCGTATCCGTCGCGAATCGATCCGCCGCTCGGGCGCCTGTGGACCGCGAACAATCGCACCTTGCCGCTCGACGAGGCGGCGCTGTATGGCGACGGCGGCACCGACCTTGGCGCACGTGCCTCGCAGATCCGCGACGATCTGCTCGCGCTGCCCCACGCGAGCGAGCGCGACCTGCTGGCGATCCAGACCGACGACCGCGCGCTGTGGATCGAAACCTGGCGCCACGTCGCCCTCGACGCCCTCGATGCCGACGCGTTGAAGGACCATCCGCAACGCGCCGCATTTCGGCAAGCGATCGAGCAGTGGAACGGCCGCGCGGACGTCGATGGGACGGGCTACCGGCTGGTGCGCGGGTTCTACTTTTCGCTCTTCGACGCGTGGTTCGGCAAGCTCGACGCGACGCTCAAGGCAACCGACCCGAAGCTTGGCTATCGCGCCGCGAGTTCGCGTCACGAGGCGGTGATGGAGGCGCTCGCGGCTCACCACGCCTGGGTGCCGGACGGCTTCGCCGACTGGCGTGCCTTCATGCTCGACCGTATCGACCATACGATCGGTCAGTTGCCGGCCGGCACGAAGGTCGAGGACGCCCGCTGGGGCGAGCGCAATCGCTCGGCGATCGCGCACCCGTTCGCGCAGATGATCCCGGCGTGGCTGCCGTGGGTACGCGACTCGCTCAGCGCGCCGCACGATGAACTGCCGGGCGACTTCTACATGCCGCGCGTGCAGTCGCCGACATTCGGCGCATCCGAGCGGATGGTCGTATCACCGGGACGCGAGCAGGATGGCATCTTCGAGATGCCGGGCGGACAGTCGGGGCATCCGATGTCGCCGTACTTTCTCGCGGGGCATGAAGCCTGGGTGCATGGCGAGGCGACGCCGTTTCTGCCGGGCAGTGCGGTTCATCGGCTGGAATTGAGGCCGTGAACTGCTGTTGATCTTCATATCAGGTGCAGGTGCATGAGCATCGCGTGCTTCAACGACGCGATGCGCACGCACCGCGTTATCTCGCCGAAGCCACGCGCCCTCACTCGCCCCCTTCGAAGCCCGCCTGACGCCACGCTTCGAACACCACGATCGCCACCGTATTCGACAGATTCAGGCTGCGGTTGCCTGGTCGCATCGGCAGGCGCACGCGCTGTTCGTTCGCAAAGCCGTCGAGCACCGCATCGGGCAGACCGCGCGTCTCCGCGCCGAACACGAACCAGTCGCCAGGCAGGAACGCATGCGCATGAAAACGCCCGGCGCCGCGTGTCGTGAACGCAAACATGCGTGCGGGGTCGGGTGTCTCGGTTGCGAGGAACGCGGACCAGTTCGCATGAACATGCATCTGCGCGTACTCGTGATAGTCGAGGCCAGCGCGACGCATTTTTGCGTCGTCGAGCGGGAAGCCTAGCGGCTCGATCAGATGCAGCCGCGCGCCGGTGTTGGCGCACAGGCGAATCACGTTGCCGGTATTGGGCGGAATTTCCGGTTCGACAAGAACGACGTTGAACATGGCGGTAGCTGGGAACAGATAGAAAGCGTTGGAGGACTAGTCTTGCGGTGTGCGTAGCGCAACGAGGCCGGTCACGCGTTGCGCACCTGCTGTCTTGAGCGCGCGCGCGAGCGCATCGAGTGTGGCGCCGCTCGTCATCACGTCGTCGACGACCGCGACGTGCAGACCGCTCACTGGCTTTGTCACGACGAATGCTGTCCCGACGTTCCGATGCCGTGCAGCGCGATCGAGTCGCGACTGCGGCGCGGTATCGAGCGTGCGAACCAGCAGCGTTGGATCGGCGGGCAGCTGCAGCGCGCGGGCGAACGGCTTCGCGATTTCCCACGCCTGGTTGTAGCCGCGCTGCACCAGCCGCCGCCGCGCGAGCGGTACCGGCACCACGAGGTCGGGCCGGGCGGTCGCTTCGAGCGCGTCGTCGGCCACGCGTGCGAGGCGCGACGCGAATTCCCGCGCGAGCATCAACCGGGCGCCAAACTTCAGACCAGTGGCGAGCGCATCGAGCGGCGGCCGATAGTCGGCCAGCGCGAACGTCGCATCGAACGACGGTGGTTCCGCGACGCAGT encodes the following:
- a CDS encoding penicillin acylase family protein, translated to MNPPSPRLRRRYSAWLITLFCILIALVAVIAIAAWATLRASLPQLDGTHVVSTLSAPVTINRDALGVPTLQGRTRADVAFGIGFVQAQDRFFQMDLLRRVAAGEMSELIGPAALPLDRRNRLHRFRERAQALIAALPPEQRQLVDQYTAGVNDGLKSLASRPFEYWLLRTQPAAWRPEDTLLTVYTMYFDLQGDEEYRILSRAALRERIPADLFAFMLPATSHWDAPFDVAVPAHDALVSPPATRPDWLSTSKPASVAAHEAGSVEDGAMINRSMIGSNNWAVDGAHSAHGGALLANDMHLGLSLPNIWYRLSMTWPGPDGQMRHVTGVSLPGVPLVIAGSNGQIAWGFTDSYGRYIDLIELQRNPADPLQYRVADGSWARSTVYHERIAVKGAAPVDLPVIETQWGPQIVVGSHAYALRWVAHDREAINMNLQQLEGTTSVADALHVAQISGIPTQNFTVADAHGKIGWTLAGPVPHRDTATDLPNGPLSDLPFDSATYRGWQGYLAPDAYPSRIDPPLGRLWTANNRTLPLDEAALYGDGGTDLGARASQIRDDLLALPHASERDLLAIQTDDRALWIETWRHVALDALDADALKDHPQRAAFRQAIEQWNGRADVDGTGYRLVRGFYFSLFDAWFGKLDATLKATDPKLGYRAASSRHEAVMEALAAHHAWVPDGFADWRAFMLDRIDHTIGQLPAGTKVEDARWGERNRSAIAHPFAQMIPAWLPWVRDSLSAPHDELPGDFYMPRVQSPTFGASERMVVSPGREQDGIFEMPGGQSGHPMSPYFLAGHEAWVHGEATPFLPGSAVHRLELRP
- a CDS encoding ComF family protein, giving the protein MPLPALSSVSPSLNLRVARIARRVGTALPSLAHALLPNLCALCGNLSQQVICTDCDAAYWNEARLRCRVCAVPLGRFRHAATAGYRCGDCVAEPPSFDATFALADYRPPLDALATGLKFGARLMLAREFASRLARVADDALEATARPDLVVPVPLARRRLVQRGYNQAWEIAKPFARALQLPADPTLLVRTLDTAPQSRLDRAARHRNVGTAFVVTKPVSGLHVAVVDDVMTSGATLDALARALKTAGAQRVTGLVALRTPQD
- the grxC gene encoding glutaredoxin 3 gives rise to the protein MNKVIMYSTQVCPYCQMAERLLKSRGVEHVEKVLIDKDPTRREEMMTRTGRRTVPQVFIGDTHVGGYDDLSALDRKGGLTPLLEVAA
- the secB gene encoding protein-export chaperone SecB, which translates into the protein MSDENNQPFFNIQRVYLKDMSLEQPNSPAIFLEQEMPSVEVEVDVKAERLAESVFEILVTGTVTAKVSDKVAFLIEAKQAGIFDIRNIPAEQVDPLVGIACPTILFPYLRSNIADAITRAGFPPIHLAEINFQALYEQRLAQIASQESAAQSTAKH
- a CDS encoding rhodanese-like domain-containing protein is translated as MKFFTDYTNLVLIAIVLISGGLLLWPALSRRGRGGVTAGEATQLINRRNAVVVDLRSAADFATGHLPSARHVEFAELQAKVGQLVKNKNNPVLLVCQTGQQSNKAVRVVQDAGYAEVHVLQGGLNAWQQAGMPVVKQGAAK
- a CDS encoding NAD(P)H-dependent glycerol-3-phosphate dehydrogenase, which encodes MKVAVLGAGAWGTALAGHLAARHDAVLWARDSALVAELSTAHENAHYLAGVALPRALRYETQLAAALAHGAADDALCVVATPVAGLRGLLRAMRDAAAVPAHIVWLCKGFDADTQRLPHQVVAEELAGHPSNGVLSGPSFAREVAQGLPVALTVASTSAQCRERTVAAFHHGAMRIYTGDDVVGVEVGGAVKNVLAIATGIADGLGLGLNARAALITRGLAEMSRLGATLGGRTETFTGLTGLGDLILTATGDLSRNRTVGMQLAAGRPLDAILGTLGHVAEGVRCAQAVLAIANAHGIDMPITQAVCAVLFEGVAPRDAVSALLRRDAKAE
- the gpmA gene encoding 2,3-diphosphoglycerate-dependent phosphoglycerate mutase, translated to MYKLVLIRHGESTWNKENRFTGWVDVDLTEQGNREAQQAGVLLKESGYTFDIAYTSVLKRAIRTLWHVQDQMDLMYLPVVHSWRLNERHYGALSGLNKAETAAKYGDEQVLVWRRSYDTPPPALEPSDERTAYADPRYTKVPHADLPLTECLKDTVARVLPIWNESIAPAVKSGRKVLIAAHGNSLRALIKYLDGISDNDIVGLNIPNGIPLVYELDENLKPLTHYYLGDQEAIAQAQAAVAKQGKAG
- the trmL gene encoding tRNA (uridine(34)/cytosine(34)/5-carboxymethylaminomethyluridine(34)-2'-O)-methyltransferase TrmL — protein: MFNVVLVEPEIPPNTGNVIRLCANTGARLHLIEPLGFPLDDAKMRRAGLDYHEYAQMHVHANWSAFLATETPDPARMFAFTTRGAGRFHAHAFLPGDWFVFGAETRGLPDAVLDGFANEQRVRLPMRPGNRSLNLSNTVAIVVFEAWRQAGFEGGE